From Pyxicephalus adspersus chromosome 7, UCB_Pads_2.0, whole genome shotgun sequence, a single genomic window includes:
- the GPBAR1 gene encoding G-protein coupled bile acid receptor 1: MVGGDNCSNCNIAKEKLIVLISSPLSAFIILSNLFIIIGIVFNKKLHNTANYFFLSLLFADFFTGVLLPCIPRMRFDKRLEYHWCLFAFISPNFFFLSFLANLLMVHYEKYLCIIYPLHYRNSWVHRCVPFSLFMVWMLPLSFASLPMLGWNNWNNSVHCSYKQVFPNAYIYVETYGLVIPSILAMSFITIKLLLVARRQLKEIKKLHRSVQRDATTDIDHQMDLNYAKCIAIFSLTFLICWVPYIALLQVSVLALEKYDIIENETISLTFTCIGSGSASIVPVILGLCHRQYTEFWRTLCKKYCKSCCKPKLTQPNQHNMVSKEETLEDGLTVAT; the protein is encoded by the coding sequence atggtGGGAGGTGATAACTGTTCAAACTGTAATATTGCCAAGGAAAAACTGATAGTCCTGATCTCCAGTCCTCTGTCTGCCTTCATCATCCTCTCCAACCTCTTCATCATCATCGGAATTGTCTTCAACAAGAAGTTGCACAACACAGCCAACTACTTTTTCCTCAGCCTACTGTTTGCAGACTTTTTTACAGGGGTGCTCCTGCCCTGCATTCCTCGGATGAGATTTGATAAGAGGCTGGAGTACCACTGGTGTCTCTTTGCTTTCATATCTccaaatttcttctttctttcatttttggccaATTTGTTGATGGTTCATTATGAAAAGTACTTGTGTATTATATACCCCTTGCACTATCGGAACAGTTGGGTCCACCGTTGCGTGCCTTTCTCTTTGTTTATGGTGTGGATGTTGCCATTGTCGTTTGCCAGCCTGCCCATGTTGGGTTGGAATAACTGGAATAACAGTGTGCATTGCTCCTATAAGCAAGTATTCCCTAATGCATACATTTACGTGGAGACCTATGGTCTTGTCATCCCTTCCATCCTGGCCATGAGCTTCATCACCATCAAACTTCTTTTGGTGGCCAGGAGACAGCTGAAGGAGATTAAAAAGCTTCACCGGTCAGTCCAACGGGATGCAACCACAGACATAGATCACCAGATGGACCTTAACTATGCCAAATGTATCGCCATCTTCTCTCTGACCTTCCTCATCTGTTGGGTTCCATACATTGCTCTCCTCCAGGTCTCGGTGTTGGCCCTGGAAAAGTATGACATCATAGAGAATGAAACGATTTCTTTGACATTCACTTGCATTGGAAGTGGAAGTGCCAGTATTGTCCCTGTTATCTTGGGACTTTGCCACCGCCAATACACTGAATTTTGGAGGACGCTGTGCAAAAAATACTGCAAATCTTGCTGCAAGCCTAAACTTACCCAACCAAACCAGCACAACATGGTTAGCAAGGAAGAGACACTTGAAGATGGATTAACTGTTGCTACATAA